Proteins encoded by one window of Pseudonocardia sp. HH130629-09:
- a CDS encoding MarR family winged helix-turn-helix transcriptional regulator — protein sequence MTDAASVPTGTRGQRLTYLVKRLQMAERARMEEALRPLGVTLAQYTALSVLERRGGLSSAQLARRHFVTPQAMQQLVAAMERDGIVERRPDPDNRRILQVWLTPHGDATLARCHTAAGVVERRMLDALEPDQAEVFADALERCLAALAGRDGIPPDGDA from the coding sequence GTGACGGATGCGGCGTCGGTACCGACGGGGACGCGGGGGCAGCGGCTGACCTACCTGGTCAAGCGCCTGCAGATGGCCGAGCGGGCCCGGATGGAGGAGGCGCTGCGCCCGCTGGGCGTGACGCTGGCCCAGTACACCGCGCTCAGCGTTCTGGAGCGCCGCGGCGGGCTGTCCTCGGCGCAGCTCGCGCGACGGCACTTCGTGACCCCGCAGGCGATGCAGCAGCTCGTCGCCGCGATGGAGCGCGACGGGATCGTCGAGCGCCGCCCGGACCCGGACAACCGCCGGATCCTGCAGGTCTGGCTCACCCCGCACGGCGACGCGACGTTGGCCCGCTGCCACACCGCGGCCGGGGTCGTCGAGCGCCGGATGCTCGACGCGCTGGAGCCCGACCAGGCCGAGGTGTTCGCCGACGCCCTCGAACGGTGCCTCGCCGCACTGGCCGGTCGCGACGGGATCCCGCCGGACGGCGACGCTTGA
- a CDS encoding AMP-binding protein has protein sequence MSPITGPGLGLGTWPARRARISPYAPALSDGHRSVDHAELAERAARIAGGLAERGVGRGDRVAWIGVNAVATLETCFAAWRLGAVAVPLNFRLAPAEIGYMLDDCGATLLVHGPDADDLVAATAPRIPVVRGVEDLARGPARDDAGAGLDDPAVLLYTSGTTGRPKAAVLTHGNLTWNTVNQLAHVDVCSDERTLCISPLFHCVGLSQVTLPTLFKGGSVELVARFDPVAVLDRIADARITSFAAVPTMLQMLCESPAWERTDLSSLRTVVYGGSPVQERVARAWLDRGVALQQGYGMTEASPGVHMATRDGTAAHPPTSVGVPHFFTDVAVERDGELVPLDEEPGELLVRGPHVRPGLLEPSGRDRGVAAGGVVPHR, from the coding sequence ATGAGCCCGATCACCGGTCCCGGCCTCGGGCTGGGCACCTGGCCCGCCCGCCGCGCGCGGATCAGCCCGTACGCCCCGGCCCTGTCCGACGGGCACCGGTCGGTCGACCACGCCGAGCTGGCCGAGCGCGCCGCCCGGATCGCGGGCGGCCTGGCGGAGCGGGGGGTCGGCCGGGGGGACCGGGTCGCCTGGATCGGGGTGAACGCCGTCGCCACCCTGGAGACCTGCTTCGCCGCCTGGCGGCTCGGCGCGGTCGCGGTCCCGCTGAACTTCCGCCTGGCCCCCGCCGAGATCGGCTACATGCTCGACGACTGCGGCGCGACGCTGCTCGTGCACGGCCCCGACGCCGACGACCTCGTCGCCGCGACCGCCCCACGGATCCCGGTCGTCCGCGGCGTCGAGGACCTGGCCCGCGGGCCCGCCCGCGACGACGCCGGTGCCGGTCTCGACGACCCGGCCGTGCTGCTCTACACCTCCGGCACCACCGGCCGTCCGAAGGCGGCGGTGCTGACCCACGGCAACCTGACCTGGAACACGGTCAACCAGCTCGCCCACGTCGACGTCTGCTCCGACGAGCGCACGCTGTGCATCTCGCCGCTGTTCCACTGCGTCGGGCTCTCCCAGGTCACGCTGCCCACGCTGTTCAAGGGCGGCAGCGTCGAGCTCGTCGCCCGATTCGACCCGGTGGCTGTCCTCGACCGGATCGCCGACGCCCGGATCACCAGCTTCGCCGCCGTCCCGACGATGCTGCAGATGCTGTGCGAGTCCCCGGCATGGGAGCGGACCGACCTGTCGTCGCTGCGCACGGTGGTCTACGGCGGCTCCCCGGTGCAGGAGCGGGTCGCGCGGGCCTGGCTGGACCGCGGCGTCGCGCTGCAGCAGGGCTACGGGATGACCGAGGCCTCGCCCGGGGTGCACATGGCGACCCGCGACGGAACGGCCGCGCACCCACCGACCTCGGTCGGGGTGCCGCACTTCTTCACCGACGTCGCCGTCGAGCGCGACGGCGAGCTCGTCCCCCTCGACGAGGAGCCCGGCGAGCTGCTGGTCCGCGGGCCGCACGTCAGGCCCGGGCTACTGGAACCGTCCGGACGGGACCGCGGCGTCGCGGCGGGGGGAGTGGTTCCGCACCGGTGA
- a CDS encoding class I adenylate-forming enzyme family protein, whose product MLRAGDDGWAFAVDRVKDMIISGGENVYPAEVEAVAVTHPDIADCAVVGVPDQRWGEVGAAWVQLRPGADLDADAVRALLAGRLARYKVPKYVRFVEELPRNASGKVRRVDLRAAAAAGEEVTS is encoded by the coding sequence GTGCTCCGGGCCGGCGACGACGGCTGGGCGTTCGCCGTCGACCGGGTCAAGGACATGATCATCTCCGGCGGGGAGAACGTGTACCCGGCCGAGGTCGAGGCCGTCGCCGTCACCCACCCCGACATCGCCGACTGCGCCGTCGTCGGGGTCCCCGACCAGCGCTGGGGCGAGGTCGGCGCGGCCTGGGTGCAGCTGCGCCCAGGCGCTGACCTCGACGCAGACGCCGTGCGCGCACTGCTCGCCGGGCGGCTGGCCCGGTACAAGGTCCCGAAGTACGTGCGGTTCGTCGAGGAGCTGCCCCGCAACGCGTCCGGCAAGGTCCGGCGCGTCGACCTGCGTGCGGCCGCGGCCGCCGGGGAAGAGGTCACGTCGTGA
- a CDS encoding crotonase/enoyl-CoA hydratase family protein yields MGLPESLTVERHDEVVVLRLSRPRKRNALDDATVLGIEDFFARPPEGVRAVVLDAEGDHFCAGLDLSELGDRDVVAAMEHSRMWHRAFARLAEGRLPVVSVLKGAVVGGGLELASATHLRVAEDSTFYALPEGQHGLFVGGGGSVRVPRLIGVHRMTDMMLTGRVLDADEGHTLGLSHYRAGPGEGLARACELARTVAGNSAITNVAVLRALPRIAEASPDHGFMMESLVAAVASSSAEAQERMRAFLDGRGGKVRR; encoded by the coding sequence ATGGGACTCCCGGAGTCGCTGACGGTGGAGCGGCACGACGAGGTCGTCGTGCTGCGCCTGTCCCGGCCGCGCAAGCGCAACGCCCTCGACGACGCGACCGTGCTCGGCATCGAGGACTTCTTCGCCCGCCCGCCCGAGGGGGTGCGCGCCGTGGTCCTCGACGCCGAGGGCGACCACTTCTGCGCCGGGCTGGACCTGTCCGAGCTCGGCGACCGCGACGTCGTCGCGGCGATGGAGCACTCCCGGATGTGGCACCGCGCGTTCGCCCGGCTCGCCGAGGGACGGCTGCCGGTGGTCTCGGTGCTCAAGGGCGCCGTCGTCGGCGGCGGGCTGGAGCTGGCCTCGGCCACCCACCTGCGGGTCGCCGAGGACTCCACGTTCTACGCACTGCCCGAGGGCCAGCACGGCCTGTTCGTCGGCGGCGGCGGGTCGGTGCGGGTGCCGCGGCTCATCGGCGTGCACCGGATGACCGACATGATGCTGACCGGCCGTGTCCTCGACGCCGACGAGGGGCACACGCTGGGCCTGTCGCACTACCGCGCCGGGCCGGGGGAGGGGCTGGCCCGTGCCTGCGAACTGGCCCGCACCGTGGCCGGGAACTCCGCGATCACCAACGTCGCGGTGCTCCGGGCGCTGCCGCGGATCGCCGAGGCCTCCCCGGACCACGGCTTCATGATGGAGTCGCTGGTCGCCGCGGTGGCCTCGTCCAGTGCGGAGGCCCAGGAGCGGATGCGGGCCTTCCTCGACGGCCGCGGCGGCAAGGTGCGTCGGTGA
- a CDS encoding acetoacetate--CoA ligase translates to MSELLRPVADDVRETTQIGRFVTAVEREHGLALPDYAALHRWSVAEPEAFWSAVAAHLGVRFDTPPRAVLGRREMPGAEWFPGATLNYAAHALDGPDDHTAVVAYSQTRDRVELTWAQLREQVARARAGLRRLGVGRGDRVAAYLPNLSETVVAFLATASLGAVWTGCAPEFGARSVLDRFGQVDPVVLLTVGGYGWAGRDVDRRDEVAALRAGLPGVRHVVAVPYGPHTVPEAMTWDALLATDPEPGADPVPFDHPLCVLFSSGTTGLPKAIVHGHGGILLEHLKNHALSWDLGPGDRILWYSTTAWMMWNALVSGLLRQASIVLIDGNPAHPDLGWQWRLAAETGATLLGASPGFLMASRAAGLRPAVEHDLSAVRQIGAAGSPLPPEGYRWVTEQFGPDVLLNVGSGGTDVCSGIVQGSPFQPVRSGEISGPCLGVDAAAFDDAGRPVVGELGELVIRAPMPSMPVGFWGDHDGSRYRDTYFATWPGVWRHGDWVRFSADGSAVVAGRSDATLNRGGVRLGTAEFYRVVEELPEVEDSLVVHLEDPAGGNGELLLFVQPAADTPSTTPWSPASAPRCAASSPRATSRTGSRRCRSCRATAPARSWRSP, encoded by the coding sequence GTGAGCGAGCTGCTGCGCCCCGTCGCCGACGACGTCCGGGAGACCACGCAGATCGGCCGGTTCGTCACCGCGGTCGAGCGCGAGCACGGCCTGGCCCTGCCCGACTACGCCGCGCTGCACCGCTGGTCGGTGGCCGAGCCCGAGGCGTTCTGGTCGGCGGTCGCGGCCCACCTCGGGGTGCGGTTCGACACCCCACCCCGGGCGGTGCTCGGGCGCCGGGAGATGCCGGGTGCCGAGTGGTTCCCCGGAGCGACCCTGAACTACGCCGCGCACGCCCTGGACGGGCCCGACGACCACACCGCCGTCGTCGCGTACTCCCAGACCCGCGACCGGGTCGAGCTGACCTGGGCGCAGCTGCGCGAGCAGGTCGCCCGCGCCCGCGCCGGGCTGCGCAGACTCGGTGTCGGCCGCGGCGACCGGGTCGCCGCCTACCTGCCGAACCTGTCCGAGACGGTCGTCGCGTTCCTCGCGACGGCCTCGCTCGGCGCGGTCTGGACCGGCTGCGCACCCGAGTTCGGCGCGCGCAGCGTCCTCGACCGGTTCGGCCAGGTCGACCCGGTCGTGCTGCTCACCGTCGGCGGCTACGGCTGGGCCGGACGCGACGTCGACCGCCGCGACGAGGTCGCCGCCCTGCGCGCCGGGCTGCCCGGGGTGCGCCACGTCGTCGCCGTGCCCTACGGGCCGCACACCGTGCCCGAAGCCATGACCTGGGACGCACTGCTGGCCACCGACCCGGAGCCGGGCGCGGACCCGGTCCCGTTCGACCACCCGCTGTGCGTGCTGTTCTCCTCCGGCACCACCGGGCTGCCCAAGGCGATCGTGCACGGCCACGGCGGCATCCTGCTGGAGCACCTCAAGAACCACGCCCTGAGCTGGGACCTCGGACCCGGCGACCGGATCCTCTGGTACTCCACGACCGCCTGGATGATGTGGAACGCGCTGGTCTCCGGGCTGCTGCGGCAGGCGTCGATCGTGCTGATCGACGGCAACCCCGCCCACCCCGACCTCGGCTGGCAGTGGCGCCTGGCTGCCGAGACCGGCGCGACGCTGCTGGGCGCGAGCCCCGGGTTCCTCATGGCCTCGCGCGCCGCGGGGCTGCGCCCGGCCGTCGAGCACGACCTGTCCGCGGTCCGCCAGATCGGCGCCGCGGGGAGCCCGCTGCCGCCGGAGGGCTACCGCTGGGTGACCGAGCAGTTCGGGCCGGACGTGCTGCTCAACGTGGGCAGCGGCGGGACCGACGTCTGCTCCGGCATCGTGCAGGGGAGCCCGTTCCAGCCGGTGCGCTCCGGCGAGATCTCCGGGCCCTGCCTCGGGGTCGACGCCGCCGCGTTCGACGACGCGGGCCGCCCGGTCGTCGGCGAGCTCGGCGAGCTGGTCATCCGGGCCCCCATGCCGTCGATGCCGGTCGGCTTCTGGGGCGACCACGACGGCAGCCGCTACCGCGACACCTACTTCGCCACCTGGCCCGGGGTGTGGCGGCACGGCGACTGGGTCCGCTTCTCCGCCGACGGCTCCGCGGTCGTCGCCGGCCGCTCCGACGCCACCCTCAACCGGGGCGGCGTCCGGTTGGGGACGGCCGAGTTCTACCGCGTCGTGGAAGAGCTGCCCGAGGTCGAGGACTCGCTCGTCGTGCACCTGGAGGACCCCGCCGGCGGCAATGGCGAGCTGCTGCTGTTCGTGCAGCCCGCCGCCGACACCCCCTCGACGACGCCCTGGTCGCCCGCATCCGCACCGCGCTGCGCAGCGAGCTCACCCCGCGCCACGTCCCGGACAGGGTCGAGGCGGTGCCGGTCGTGCCGCGCAACCGCACCGGCAAGAAGCTGGAGGTCCCCGTGA
- a CDS encoding 3-hydroxyacyl-CoA dehydrogenase NAD-binding domain-containing protein, which yields MSAPGTPAGTGDGTGEGTGGAAGIGTVAVVGTGVIGVGWTALFLSRGLHVRAFEIPPRVPRTGCASTSPRSARSPATTARSRSAT from the coding sequence GTGAGCGCGCCCGGGACCCCCGCCGGGACCGGCGACGGCACCGGCGAGGGCACCGGCGGGGCGGCCGGGATCGGCACCGTCGCCGTCGTGGGGACGGGCGTGATCGGCGTCGGCTGGACGGCGCTGTTCCTGTCCCGCGGCCTGCACGTGCGTGCCTTCGAGATCCCGCCCCGGGTGCCGAGGACCGGCTGCGCGTCGACCTCGCCGCGCTCGGCCCGTTCCCCGGCCACGACGGCCCGCTCCCGGTCGGCAACCTGA
- a CDS encoding 3-hydroxyacyl-CoA dehydrogenase NAD-binding domain-containing protein: MQENGPEREDLKHTLFGELDEAAAPGVVLASSSSGLLPTTIARGAARHPERVLVGHPFHPTQVIPLVEVVPGERTAEAAVDTATAFYTALGKRPVRLRAEVPGHLANRLQAALWQEAYSLVERGVATVADVDAAISHGPGLRWAVLGPFANQHLSGGPGGLAHILEHLGPPTERWWRDLGQVTLTPELATTLVDGVHAELGDLDGPALAARRDAVLAALLEVKSRTELP, from the coding sequence GTGCAGGAGAACGGCCCCGAGCGCGAGGACCTCAAGCACACCCTGTTCGGTGAGCTCGACGAGGCCGCCGCACCCGGTGTCGTGCTCGCCTCCAGCTCCTCGGGCCTGCTGCCGACGACGATCGCCCGCGGCGCGGCCCGGCACCCCGAGCGGGTGCTCGTCGGGCACCCGTTCCACCCGACCCAGGTCATCCCGCTGGTCGAGGTCGTCCCGGGCGAACGGACCGCGGAGGCCGCCGTGGACACCGCGACGGCCTTCTACACCGCGCTGGGCAAGCGACCGGTCCGGTTGCGGGCCGAGGTGCCGGGCCACCTGGCCAACCGGCTGCAGGCCGCGCTGTGGCAGGAGGCGTACTCGCTGGTCGAGCGGGGTGTCGCCACCGTCGCCGACGTCGACGCCGCCATCTCCCACGGCCCCGGCCTGCGCTGGGCGGTGCTCGGCCCGTTCGCCAACCAGCACCTGTCCGGCGGCCCCGGCGGGCTCGCACACATCCTGGAGCACCTCGGTCCGCCCACCGAGCGGTGGTGGCGCGACCTCGGACAGGTCACGCTCACCCCCGAGCTGGCCACGACCCTGGTCGACGGCGTCCACGCCGAGCTGGGCGACCTCGACGGCCCCGCGCTCGCCGCCCGCCGCGACGCCGTCCTCGCCGCGCTGCTCGAGGTCAAGTCCCGTACAGAGCTCCCCTGA
- the couO gene encoding 4-hydroxyphenyl-beta-ketoacyl-CoA hydrolase — translation MPIDPAGVVAIDVHVHVEQDGHGCLALDQELLDASAAYFKADQDRTPTIDAIAEHYRARRIAAVVFTVDAPSGTGHPPLSSEEIADAAAAHADVLIPFGSVDPHTGKAAVARARRLVTEHGVRGFKFHPSLQAFEPNDMCFYPLYDAIAELGVPALFHTGQTGIGAGLPGGRGIKLRYSNPMLLDDVAADHPDLTVVLAHPSVPWQDEAISIATHKSNVYIDLSGWSPKYFPPQLVRAANTMLRRKVLFGSDYPVITPDRWLADFETLEMKPEVRPMILKDNAVRVLGLG, via the coding sequence ATGCCCATCGACCCCGCCGGCGTCGTCGCGATCGACGTGCACGTCCACGTCGAGCAGGACGGCCACGGCTGTCTGGCCCTCGACCAGGAGCTGCTCGACGCGTCGGCCGCGTACTTCAAGGCCGACCAGGACCGCACCCCGACGATCGACGCGATCGCCGAGCACTACCGCGCGCGCCGGATCGCCGCGGTCGTGTTCACCGTCGACGCGCCGTCGGGCACCGGGCACCCGCCGCTGTCCAGCGAGGAGATCGCCGACGCGGCCGCCGCGCACGCCGACGTCCTGATCCCGTTCGGCTCGGTGGACCCGCACACCGGCAAGGCCGCCGTCGCCCGCGCCCGCCGCCTGGTCACCGAGCACGGGGTCCGCGGCTTCAAGTTCCACCCCAGCCTGCAGGCGTTCGAGCCGAACGACATGTGCTTCTACCCGCTCTACGACGCCATCGCCGAGCTCGGCGTGCCCGCGCTGTTCCACACCGGGCAGACCGGGATCGGCGCCGGGCTGCCGGGCGGGCGCGGGATCAAGCTGCGCTACTCGAACCCGATGCTGCTCGACGACGTCGCCGCCGACCACCCCGACCTCACCGTGGTGCTCGCCCACCCGTCGGTGCCCTGGCAGGACGAGGCGATCTCGATCGCCACCCACAAGTCCAACGTGTACATCGACCTGTCGGGATGGTCGCCGAAGTACTTCCCGCCGCAGCTGGTGCGCGCGGCGAACACGATGCTGCGCCGCAAGGTGCTGTTCGGCTCGGACTACCCGGTCATCACCCCGGACCGGTGGCTCGCGGACTTCGAGACCCTCGAGATGAAGCCCGAGGTCCGGCCGATGATCCTCAAGGACAACGCCGTGCGGGTGCTCGGCCTGGGGTGA